A region from the Acyrthosiphon pisum isolate AL4f chromosome A1, pea_aphid_22Mar2018_4r6ur, whole genome shotgun sequence genome encodes:
- the LOC100166992 gene encoding PH and SEC7 domain-containing protein 2 isoform X3 has product MAVEISVTLSRPEMPSGLGFSLLSVADCPPVIYDIIENTPAAECAKIEVGDIIIKINNEDVRKCTIKEVLKCLRLAQNPINLKLVRDPAIKNKVHDKLAEDENSPQLLLRDIDSPPPPPQHHPPPLEMVTRTNTNKVEAPKYEAFMMTGERVIKMSKNSQVSLLPKRDRKVDCLVKNGGPKKFHKVNSNSVPSSPVENDRPNITKPNSGNTSPVSPPPTNMSNYKRGSRSEDPLRSNSEYPMSSTTSIDTEDEDITSSCNTLLNTNIKPLEMEDKRVLWTYNAGHVPDETSASCNSLQKVISPTSPTSISSSIMSSPSDRRRPAKGSYRGNSHPTSSHSNISSPDFQDTADSDFLINSRELEVTDPSDSDSTILASEPKIRKRSTEGQYTYYDNNHTDHRIVIQVKGPEKTNLVRDTENNNRYYNDKENMSNNENQDFKDEEEVQHLLALMEGAAQLANSVTNNDEHWTQNEDFDSDSLHSFHYSPKAVDMPSAVRLAKRLFYLEGFKKSDVSRHLSKNNEFSRAVAEEYLKYFDFKGNSLDLALRHFLKQFSLTGETQERERVLVHFSKRFLDCNPHCFNSQDAVHTLTCAIMLLNTDLHGQMIGRKMTCNEFIENLAGLNDNEHFPRDVLKLLYMAIKSNPLEWASDDDLDENQLKNTISSQPIDSLGNKIPGQIGKSGGSYEENVMTQALEYKKGYVMRKCCMESNGKKTARGKRSWKMYYCTLRDLILYLHKDDSGFRKSQISDSIHNAIHIHHGLATKATDYTKKQHVFRLVTADQAEYLFQTSDSKELDSWINTINFVCASFSAPRLPSAVGNQKKFQRPLLPSAPTKLNLREQLREHEDTLRQLEVELEIHKKKPPERGTKNITLQFYKEKESHLLEEYKRYKTYVYLLRSKMIQHPEYDSSTALMETDDEAEVVSVDEQNISLPISNRNIDA; this is encoded by the exons ATGGCCGTCGAGATTTCGGTTACCCTGTCCCGGCCAGAGATGCCTTCTGGCCTGGGTTTCTCGTTACTCAGTGTTGCCGATTGCCCGCCGGTCATCTACGATATCATTGAGAACACGCCGGCCGCTGAATGCGCCAAG attGAAGTTGGTGATATTATCATTAAGATAAATAATGAAGATGTGCGGAAATGTACAATAAAAgaag TATTGAAATGTTTGAGATTAGCACAAAACCCCATTAATCTGAAACTAGTCAGAG ATcctgcaataaaaaataaagttcatGATAAACTGGCTGAAGATGAAAACTCCCCTCAGTTATTACTCCGTGATATAGATTCCCCACCACCTCCACCACAGCATCATCCACCACCATTAGAAATGGTCACtagaacaaatacaaataaagttGAAGCTCCTAAGTATGAAGCATTTATGATGACTGGTGAAAGAGTTatcaaaatgtctaaaaatagCCAG GTATCATTATTACCAAAGAGAGATCGAAAAGTTGATTGTCTGGTAAAGAATGGTGGCCCCAAAAAATTCCATAAGGTAAATTCAAATTCTGTTCCTAGTAGTCCTGTTGAAAATGATCGACCAAACATTACAAAACCTAATTCTGGAAATACATCACCAGTTTCTCCTCCTCCTACCAATATGTCCAACTATAAACGTGGCTCTCGTTCTGAAGATCCTTTGCGTTCTAACtctgaatatccaatgtcttCTACTACTAGTATTGACACTGAAGACGAAGATATTACATCATCTTGTAACAccttattaaatactaatataaaaccACTTGAAATGGAAGACAAAAGAGTGTTGTGGACATATAATGCTGGTCATGTTCCTGATGAGACATCGGCTTCTTGCAATTCCCTCCAAAAAGTTATATCACCTACGTCACCGACATCCATATCCTCATCAATAATGTCATCACCGTCTGACCGACGACGACCAGCCAAAGGATCATATCGTGGAAACAGCCATCCAACTAGCAGTCATTCAAATATATCAAGTCCTGACTTCCAAGATACTGCAGATTCAGATTTCTTGATCAACTCACGGGAATTAGAAGTGACAGATCCAAGTGACAGTGATTCAACTATTCTAGCAAGCGAACCAAAGATTAGAAAGCGATCTACAGAAGgacagtatacatattatgataacaatcaTACAGACCATCGAATTGTTATACAGGTGAAAGGTccagaaaaaacaaatttagttagAGATACTGAAAATAACAacagatattataatgacaagGAAAACATGAGTAATAATGAAAATCAAGATTTTAAA gaCGAGGAAGAAGTTCAACATTTGTTGGCATTAATGGAAGGTGCCGCTCAGTTAGctaattctgttaccaataaTGACGAGCACTGGACACAAAACGaagattttgattctgatagtTTGCATAGTTTTCATTATTCGCCTAAAGCTGTAGATATGCCCTCAGCAGTAAGACTAGCAAAACGCTTATTTTATTTGGAAGGATTCAAAAAAAGTGATGTATCACGACATTTAAGCAAAAA taaCGAGTTCAGTAGAGCAGTCGCTGaagaatatttgaaatattttgattttaaaggaAATTCATTAGATTTGGCGTTAAGgcattttttgaaacaattcaGTTTGACTGGTGAAACTCAAGAAAGGGAAAGGGTGTTAGTTCATTTTTCAAAACGGTTCTTGGACTGCAATCCCCATTGTTTTAACTCtcaag atgctGTGCATACATTAACTTGCGCCATTATGCTGTTGAATACAGACTTACATGGTCAAATGATTGGACGTAAAATGACATGTAATGAATTTATCGAAAACCTAGCTGGTTTAAATGATAATGAACATTTTCCACGAGATGTtcttaaattattgtacatgGCAATTAAGTCTAATCCTCTTGAGTGGGCAAG TGATGATGACTTGGATGaaaatcaactaaaaaatacaatttctagtCAACCAATTGATAGTCTTGGAAATAAAATCCCTGGTCAAATAGGCAAAAGTGGAGGAAGCTATGAAGAGAATGTCATGACACAAGCTTTAGAGTATAAAAAAGGATATGTGATGAGAAAATGTTGCATGGAATCCAATGGAAAGAAAA CTGCAAGAGGGAAAAGAAGTTGGAAAATGTACTATTGCACATTACGTgatttaattctttatttacATAAAGATGATTCTGGATTTCGAAAATCTCAAATTAGTGATAGTATTCATAATGCAATACACATACATCATGGCTTAGCTACTAAAGCTACAgactatacaaaaaaacaacACGTGTTTAGACTAGTTACTGCAGATCAAGcagaatatttatttcaaactag tgATTCTAAGGAATTGGATTCGtggataaatacaattaattttgtatgtgCTAGTTTTTCTGCACCACGATTGCCAAGTGCTGTTGGAAATCAGAAAAAATTCCAAAGGCCATTATTACCATCAGCtccaacaaaattaaatttg cgAGAACAACTTCGTGAACATGAAGATACTTTGAGACAACTAGAAGTAGAGCTTGAAATCCACAAAAAGAAACCTCCAGAACGTGGAACTAAAAACATCACATTgcaattttataaagaaaaagaaTCACATTTACTGGAAGaa tataagcGTTATAAAACGTATGTCTACTTGTTAAGATCTAAAATGATTCAACACCCTGAGTATGACTCAAGTACTGCGTTAATGGAGACTGATGATGAAGCAGAAGTAGTATCTGTTGATGAACAAAACATTTCATTGCCAATTTCAAACAG GAATATCGATGCTTGA
- the LOC100166992 gene encoding PH and SEC7 domain-containing protein 2 isoform X1, with protein sequence MAVEISVTLSRPEMPSGLGFSLLSVADCPPVIYDIIENTPAAECAKIEVGDIIIKINNEDVRKCTIKEVLKCLRLAQNPINLKLVRDPAIKNKVHDKLAEDENSPQLLLRDIDSPPPPPQHHPPPLEMVTRTNTNKVEAPKYEAFMMTGERVIKMSKNSQVSLLPKRDRKVDCLVKNGGPKKFHKVNSNSVPSSPVENDRPNITKPNSGNTSPVSPPPTNMSNYKRGSRSEDPLRSNSEYPMSSTTSIDTEDEDITSSCNTLLNTNIKPLEMEDKRVLWTYNAGHVPDETSASCNSLQKVISPTSPTSISSSIMSSPSDRRRPAKGSYRGNSHPTSSHSNISSPDFQDTADSDFLINSRELEVTDPSDSDSTILASEPKIRKRSTEGQYTYYDNNHTDHRIVIQVKGPEKTNLVRDTENNNRYYNDKENMSNNENQDFKDEEEVQHLLALMEGAAQLANSVTNNDEHWTQNEDFDSDSLHSFHYSPKAVDMPSAVRLAKRLFYLEGFKKSDVSRHLSKNNEFSRAVAEEYLKYFDFKGNSLDLALRHFLKQFSLTGETQERERVLVHFSKRFLDCNPHCFNSQDAVHTLTCAIMLLNTDLHGQMIGRKMTCNEFIENLAGLNDNEHFPRDVLKLLYMAIKSNPLEWASDDDLDENQLKNTISSQPIDSLGNKIPGQIGKSGGSYEENVMTQALEYKKGYVMRKCCMESNGKKTARGKRSWKMYYCTLRDLILYLHKDDSGFRKSQISDSIHNAIHIHHGLATKATDYTKKQHVFRLVTADQAEYLFQTSDSKELDSWINTINFVCASFSAPRLPSAVGNQKKFQRPLLPSAPTKLNLREQLREHEDTLRQLEVELEIHKKKPPERGTKNITLQFYKEKESHLLEEYKRYKTYVYLLRSKMIQHPEYDSSTALMETDDEAEVVSVDEQNISLPISNRVARCRDTIFYFRKLQGSIYIRLCICKFGT encoded by the exons ATGGCCGTCGAGATTTCGGTTACCCTGTCCCGGCCAGAGATGCCTTCTGGCCTGGGTTTCTCGTTACTCAGTGTTGCCGATTGCCCGCCGGTCATCTACGATATCATTGAGAACACGCCGGCCGCTGAATGCGCCAAG attGAAGTTGGTGATATTATCATTAAGATAAATAATGAAGATGTGCGGAAATGTACAATAAAAgaag TATTGAAATGTTTGAGATTAGCACAAAACCCCATTAATCTGAAACTAGTCAGAG ATcctgcaataaaaaataaagttcatGATAAACTGGCTGAAGATGAAAACTCCCCTCAGTTATTACTCCGTGATATAGATTCCCCACCACCTCCACCACAGCATCATCCACCACCATTAGAAATGGTCACtagaacaaatacaaataaagttGAAGCTCCTAAGTATGAAGCATTTATGATGACTGGTGAAAGAGTTatcaaaatgtctaaaaatagCCAG GTATCATTATTACCAAAGAGAGATCGAAAAGTTGATTGTCTGGTAAAGAATGGTGGCCCCAAAAAATTCCATAAGGTAAATTCAAATTCTGTTCCTAGTAGTCCTGTTGAAAATGATCGACCAAACATTACAAAACCTAATTCTGGAAATACATCACCAGTTTCTCCTCCTCCTACCAATATGTCCAACTATAAACGTGGCTCTCGTTCTGAAGATCCTTTGCGTTCTAACtctgaatatccaatgtcttCTACTACTAGTATTGACACTGAAGACGAAGATATTACATCATCTTGTAACAccttattaaatactaatataaaaccACTTGAAATGGAAGACAAAAGAGTGTTGTGGACATATAATGCTGGTCATGTTCCTGATGAGACATCGGCTTCTTGCAATTCCCTCCAAAAAGTTATATCACCTACGTCACCGACATCCATATCCTCATCAATAATGTCATCACCGTCTGACCGACGACGACCAGCCAAAGGATCATATCGTGGAAACAGCCATCCAACTAGCAGTCATTCAAATATATCAAGTCCTGACTTCCAAGATACTGCAGATTCAGATTTCTTGATCAACTCACGGGAATTAGAAGTGACAGATCCAAGTGACAGTGATTCAACTATTCTAGCAAGCGAACCAAAGATTAGAAAGCGATCTACAGAAGgacagtatacatattatgataacaatcaTACAGACCATCGAATTGTTATACAGGTGAAAGGTccagaaaaaacaaatttagttagAGATACTGAAAATAACAacagatattataatgacaagGAAAACATGAGTAATAATGAAAATCAAGATTTTAAA gaCGAGGAAGAAGTTCAACATTTGTTGGCATTAATGGAAGGTGCCGCTCAGTTAGctaattctgttaccaataaTGACGAGCACTGGACACAAAACGaagattttgattctgatagtTTGCATAGTTTTCATTATTCGCCTAAAGCTGTAGATATGCCCTCAGCAGTAAGACTAGCAAAACGCTTATTTTATTTGGAAGGATTCAAAAAAAGTGATGTATCACGACATTTAAGCAAAAA taaCGAGTTCAGTAGAGCAGTCGCTGaagaatatttgaaatattttgattttaaaggaAATTCATTAGATTTGGCGTTAAGgcattttttgaaacaattcaGTTTGACTGGTGAAACTCAAGAAAGGGAAAGGGTGTTAGTTCATTTTTCAAAACGGTTCTTGGACTGCAATCCCCATTGTTTTAACTCtcaag atgctGTGCATACATTAACTTGCGCCATTATGCTGTTGAATACAGACTTACATGGTCAAATGATTGGACGTAAAATGACATGTAATGAATTTATCGAAAACCTAGCTGGTTTAAATGATAATGAACATTTTCCACGAGATGTtcttaaattattgtacatgGCAATTAAGTCTAATCCTCTTGAGTGGGCAAG TGATGATGACTTGGATGaaaatcaactaaaaaatacaatttctagtCAACCAATTGATAGTCTTGGAAATAAAATCCCTGGTCAAATAGGCAAAAGTGGAGGAAGCTATGAAGAGAATGTCATGACACAAGCTTTAGAGTATAAAAAAGGATATGTGATGAGAAAATGTTGCATGGAATCCAATGGAAAGAAAA CTGCAAGAGGGAAAAGAAGTTGGAAAATGTACTATTGCACATTACGTgatttaattctttatttacATAAAGATGATTCTGGATTTCGAAAATCTCAAATTAGTGATAGTATTCATAATGCAATACACATACATCATGGCTTAGCTACTAAAGCTACAgactatacaaaaaaacaacACGTGTTTAGACTAGTTACTGCAGATCAAGcagaatatttatttcaaactag tgATTCTAAGGAATTGGATTCGtggataaatacaattaattttgtatgtgCTAGTTTTTCTGCACCACGATTGCCAAGTGCTGTTGGAAATCAGAAAAAATTCCAAAGGCCATTATTACCATCAGCtccaacaaaattaaatttg cgAGAACAACTTCGTGAACATGAAGATACTTTGAGACAACTAGAAGTAGAGCTTGAAATCCACAAAAAGAAACCTCCAGAACGTGGAACTAAAAACATCACATTgcaattttataaagaaaaagaaTCACATTTACTGGAAGaa tataagcGTTATAAAACGTATGTCTACTTGTTAAGATCTAAAATGATTCAACACCCTGAGTATGACTCAAGTACTGCGTTAATGGAGACTGATGATGAAGCAGAAGTAGTATCTGTTGATGAACAAAACATTTCATTGCCAATTTCAAACAG AGTTGCCAGGTGCAgggatacaatattttattttagaaaattgcaGGGATCAATTTACATTAGGCTCTGTATATGCAAGTTTGGTACATAA
- the LOC100166992 gene encoding PH and SEC7 domain-containing protein 2 isoform X2, which yields MAVEISVTLSRPEMPSGLGFSLLSVADCPPVIYDIIENTPAAECAKIEVGDIIIKINNEDVRKCTIKEVLKCLRLAQNPINLKLVRDPAIKNKVHDKLAEDENSPQLLLRDIDSPPPPPQHHPPPLEMVTRTNTNKVEAPKYEAFMMTGERVIKMSKNSQVSLLPKRDRKVDCLVKNGGPKKFHKVNSNSVPSSPVENDRPNITKPNSGNTSPVSPPPTNMSNYKRGSRSEDPLRSNSEYPMSSTTSIDTEDEDITSSCNTLLNTNIKPLEMEDKRVLWTYNAGHVPDETSASCNSLQKVISPTSPTSISSSIMSSPSDRRRPAKGSYRGNSHPTSSHSNISSPDFQDTADSDFLINSRELEVTDPSDSDSTILASEPKIRKRSTEGQYTYYDNNHTDHRIVIQVKGPEKTNLVRDTENNNRYYNDKENMSNNENQDFKDEEEVQHLLALMEGAAQLANSVTNNDEHWTQNEDFDSDSLHSFHYSPKAVDMPSAVRLAKRLFYLEGFKKSDVSRHLSKNNEFSRAVAEEYLKYFDFKGNSLDLALRHFLKQFSLTGETQERERVLVHFSKRFLDCNPHCFNSQDAVHTLTCAIMLLNTDLHGQMIGRKMTCNEFIENLAGLNDNEHFPRDVLKLLYMAIKSNPLEWASDDDLDENQLKNTISSQPIDSLGNKIPGQIGKSGGSYEENVMTQALEYKKGYVMRKCCMESNGKKTARGKRSWKMYYCTLRDLILYLHKDDSGFRKSQISDSIHNAIHIHHGLATKATDYTKKQHVFRLVTADQAEYLFQTSDSKELDSWINTINFVCASFSAPRLPSAVGNQKKFQRPLLPSAPTKLNLREQLREHEDTLRQLEVELEIHKKKPPERGTKNITLQFYKEKESHLLEEYKRYKTYVYLLRSKMIQHPEYDSSTALMETDDEAEVVSVDEQNISLPISNRYSYNAAIYSTMATHY from the exons ATGGCCGTCGAGATTTCGGTTACCCTGTCCCGGCCAGAGATGCCTTCTGGCCTGGGTTTCTCGTTACTCAGTGTTGCCGATTGCCCGCCGGTCATCTACGATATCATTGAGAACACGCCGGCCGCTGAATGCGCCAAG attGAAGTTGGTGATATTATCATTAAGATAAATAATGAAGATGTGCGGAAATGTACAATAAAAgaag TATTGAAATGTTTGAGATTAGCACAAAACCCCATTAATCTGAAACTAGTCAGAG ATcctgcaataaaaaataaagttcatGATAAACTGGCTGAAGATGAAAACTCCCCTCAGTTATTACTCCGTGATATAGATTCCCCACCACCTCCACCACAGCATCATCCACCACCATTAGAAATGGTCACtagaacaaatacaaataaagttGAAGCTCCTAAGTATGAAGCATTTATGATGACTGGTGAAAGAGTTatcaaaatgtctaaaaatagCCAG GTATCATTATTACCAAAGAGAGATCGAAAAGTTGATTGTCTGGTAAAGAATGGTGGCCCCAAAAAATTCCATAAGGTAAATTCAAATTCTGTTCCTAGTAGTCCTGTTGAAAATGATCGACCAAACATTACAAAACCTAATTCTGGAAATACATCACCAGTTTCTCCTCCTCCTACCAATATGTCCAACTATAAACGTGGCTCTCGTTCTGAAGATCCTTTGCGTTCTAACtctgaatatccaatgtcttCTACTACTAGTATTGACACTGAAGACGAAGATATTACATCATCTTGTAACAccttattaaatactaatataaaaccACTTGAAATGGAAGACAAAAGAGTGTTGTGGACATATAATGCTGGTCATGTTCCTGATGAGACATCGGCTTCTTGCAATTCCCTCCAAAAAGTTATATCACCTACGTCACCGACATCCATATCCTCATCAATAATGTCATCACCGTCTGACCGACGACGACCAGCCAAAGGATCATATCGTGGAAACAGCCATCCAACTAGCAGTCATTCAAATATATCAAGTCCTGACTTCCAAGATACTGCAGATTCAGATTTCTTGATCAACTCACGGGAATTAGAAGTGACAGATCCAAGTGACAGTGATTCAACTATTCTAGCAAGCGAACCAAAGATTAGAAAGCGATCTACAGAAGgacagtatacatattatgataacaatcaTACAGACCATCGAATTGTTATACAGGTGAAAGGTccagaaaaaacaaatttagttagAGATACTGAAAATAACAacagatattataatgacaagGAAAACATGAGTAATAATGAAAATCAAGATTTTAAA gaCGAGGAAGAAGTTCAACATTTGTTGGCATTAATGGAAGGTGCCGCTCAGTTAGctaattctgttaccaataaTGACGAGCACTGGACACAAAACGaagattttgattctgatagtTTGCATAGTTTTCATTATTCGCCTAAAGCTGTAGATATGCCCTCAGCAGTAAGACTAGCAAAACGCTTATTTTATTTGGAAGGATTCAAAAAAAGTGATGTATCACGACATTTAAGCAAAAA taaCGAGTTCAGTAGAGCAGTCGCTGaagaatatttgaaatattttgattttaaaggaAATTCATTAGATTTGGCGTTAAGgcattttttgaaacaattcaGTTTGACTGGTGAAACTCAAGAAAGGGAAAGGGTGTTAGTTCATTTTTCAAAACGGTTCTTGGACTGCAATCCCCATTGTTTTAACTCtcaag atgctGTGCATACATTAACTTGCGCCATTATGCTGTTGAATACAGACTTACATGGTCAAATGATTGGACGTAAAATGACATGTAATGAATTTATCGAAAACCTAGCTGGTTTAAATGATAATGAACATTTTCCACGAGATGTtcttaaattattgtacatgGCAATTAAGTCTAATCCTCTTGAGTGGGCAAG TGATGATGACTTGGATGaaaatcaactaaaaaatacaatttctagtCAACCAATTGATAGTCTTGGAAATAAAATCCCTGGTCAAATAGGCAAAAGTGGAGGAAGCTATGAAGAGAATGTCATGACACAAGCTTTAGAGTATAAAAAAGGATATGTGATGAGAAAATGTTGCATGGAATCCAATGGAAAGAAAA CTGCAAGAGGGAAAAGAAGTTGGAAAATGTACTATTGCACATTACGTgatttaattctttatttacATAAAGATGATTCTGGATTTCGAAAATCTCAAATTAGTGATAGTATTCATAATGCAATACACATACATCATGGCTTAGCTACTAAAGCTACAgactatacaaaaaaacaacACGTGTTTAGACTAGTTACTGCAGATCAAGcagaatatttatttcaaactag tgATTCTAAGGAATTGGATTCGtggataaatacaattaattttgtatgtgCTAGTTTTTCTGCACCACGATTGCCAAGTGCTGTTGGAAATCAGAAAAAATTCCAAAGGCCATTATTACCATCAGCtccaacaaaattaaatttg cgAGAACAACTTCGTGAACATGAAGATACTTTGAGACAACTAGAAGTAGAGCTTGAAATCCACAAAAAGAAACCTCCAGAACGTGGAACTAAAAACATCACATTgcaattttataaagaaaaagaaTCACATTTACTGGAAGaa tataagcGTTATAAAACGTATGTCTACTTGTTAAGATCTAAAATGATTCAACACCCTGAGTATGACTCAAGTACTGCGTTAATGGAGACTGATGATGAAGCAGAAGTAGTATCTGTTGATGAACAAAACATTTCATTGCCAATTTCAAACAGGTACAGTTATAATGCAGCTATTTATTCTACAATGGCAAcacattattaa